In the Hermetia illucens chromosome 1, iHerIll2.2.curated.20191125, whole genome shotgun sequence genome, gtttaatgttgttggttgattggtttttggtactgacgttgccaccatatactttgtcttgccttcattgatatgcggctcaagatctcgcgccgcctgctcgatctggatgaagacagtttgcacgtcgttcttcccatgatgtcaatatcgtcagcataagccagtagttgggtggacttaaagaggatcgtacctcttgcatttacctcagctcaCTTTCtcaagagccaggttaaagaggacgcatgttcgaagttatagcagttcaaacttatcaattacaCGCGAATTTATCGCATTTTAATCCAcggaaataagatgctgacgtcataatagtaaaaagtaataattgacattcaactGGAATATTAAAATTACATTTATAACGAATCAACTCTTCAGCCCAGTTCcaattttgtgtcaaacaaaaccttattagaatcgattcgatgtctgtctgtccgtctgtctatcaatCTATCAcaaccgatttactcggaaacggctgaaccaattgttacGAAGTTTGGAGAcaaggtgtggtctgtgaattcctttatatatagcaagtggcgccattttgtgttaagtttgagggaaggctctccatacatgcgaaaggacgATGCAAAGTTTTTTTCACAGATTATGGTTTTGGGAGTGTaaaataaaagggctcgattagtgccttttgaaactgattttatttctcatattgggtgaaacgcagGCATGTGACGGCTCAAAATGTGAGCCCCCAAAACTcgatctcgttcttagaacctatccaaaaatatgaaaaaattcactaagcatctatacgaaatctaggcctcagagtacatcccattacgatatctgctcaaataaaattaataatgcctattattatattttagatattttcgcGAAAACCTCCTTGATTTTTTCCTAGAAGTACATATTTGGTACAAGTGAAAGGGATAATACAGagcataactttggaaagttgaATGAAATCGAACtactattaataaagttattgaaGGTCAAAGCTCTGCGTTTCGCGAAAATTTATTGCTCTCtaaaacatgtatgacgtcatcatcatataaagcaaACTAATACGAACGGCGAgggcattttagttttcctttttaagctttttttagttatttgtatattagCATGAATTACTCAAGGCAGACTTGTGTATGTTTGCGGATAGTGTCCCATAGAATAGACATTTGGATACATACCAGTGGATGGCCAATGGTTGTTTATTTAgaatgagcacaatatttatgtcgttgatatgtgtatacatatatatatctggagtttagcaattaattaaggaatattttgaatttttatctaTGTACGAATTGGAAACCATGcatagagagttcctcacataagacgaACATAAaaccgtccagcttccggtatatGGACTTGTTCTTAtttgtaaattaaattaattttcaaaaactgaaaaACTCTTTTGTTCATTTCCagaataaaatatgcatatttctgtTGATGGTTTTGGTGAGCGGTCAACTCGAATCAGAAGAATTCGCTTCCGATACTCTTGGAGCAGATAGCCAAGAGATCTACAGATATGTAAAACTGCCTGCAAAGAGCAGCAAACATATTTCTCCATTAGAGGTAAGACATAATTTCCACCATCGaatattttgtaatatttcaaaattttcagtacGATGAAGACTACGAATTCGAATTTCAACCAGCTTCCAAATCCTCACGTCCAATTTACTTATCAAAAGCGAAAGCACCCAAATCTGTCTTCTCGCCAAACCCTAAATTCTCATCCTTTGCAAGCCATCGTTCACTCAATCCACGATACAAAAACGTTTTCTTCAAGCAGCCATCCACATTCAAAAAACACCAGCAACTATACAAACCCGTTCATCCGAATTTCCACACCGATTTAGAGACGATGAAACTCCCGTTGGCCGAGAGTGAATTCATTGCGATAAGAAACCCAAATCCTCATGATTTCAAAGGAAATTTCAAACTCCAGGACGTGCCCAACCTGTATTCTCTCCACAGGGAATTCCTAGAGTCAGCATCGCCAAAACAGATCCTAAACTACTATGAAGATCAACAGAAAGAAGATGACGAAAAACTTGAGTTACAACTCCTGAACGACCCCAGCCCTCAAGCAAAAGCGAAATACCAACAATTCTTGAAATCCAAAGAGGACGAAAGAATCGAGAAAGAATATCTTGAGGAGCTAgtaaagaaagacagacagccTGGTACCAGCTACGATCCCGTCAGAGTTGAACCACCTGAGTTCATCAAGAAGCCCGAAACTCCTGGATTAAGACACTATCGAACATTAAATACGGACCCAAGTGCATACGAGTTTGAAGTAACATTCTCGTAGACCCAGACACTTTACTTGCGGAAATACTAATTAAGTATTACTTCGATATATTGAACGTTTCAATTGGAAACTATAATTTATTGTAACGATAACGATAGACATTATAAGTATGGTACAATGTGTAAATAAGCTTCTGCCGCTGgataaaagtattttttaaaaagatagAAAGAAAATGTTGTTTATATTATTGAACTACGAAAATACTAGCAAAAAGGATATAAAAAGCTTTTAGAGATCCCCATGAAAAGTAACCCTGCCTCAGGTCAATTTGTGAACTTTCCGAATTTCATGTTTGTCAATTGGCCACTGGACATTCTCCTTTCTCGGATTTTGTTCGTAAAAACCAAAGCAAGTTTTCAGACGCAATCAAAATGAAATCAGATATCATCGTATTGGTCGTTGGATAAAGAGGAACAATCCCATTTGATCGATAATCCTTAAAGAAATATAGGGCCCGGCGCCAGAATTTCCCAAGAGGGATTCAAACTCGTTTTATACACGAAGCAAATTTTGTACATAAAATCTTATTGGAATCATCATCTATGAGACCCTAGTAGAGGAAGAGGTTAAACTATCAACCCCTGCCCTCCCCTTGCAGACGGGTGTGATGCAATGTGCATCATTGAGTGTACAGTGGAACGTATGTTACCTtgagcagtgagatttgagcctaCTGGATTACTTTCGTTTGTGTCTGTTTCAGTTACAAGTTTTTATCTACTTCATTTCATGAAAAGTTGTGTTTTATCgcggaaaatttatttaatcatacatacagttctttgcaggtTACTTTCCAGCTTCTTCAGTAAGTTTTCAACTGGTAGTTGTTGCCAGTTATGCTATCAAAGGAGGTAACTAGCCTTTGAGATACTGTATATGTATGTCTGAATAAACTTTCGTCTGATCTAAAAAACCTCAATAACAATTTTTTCTACGTTACAGCTTTGGTTATCCTTTTCATAAACAACCTATCAATCGTACTCCTCAAGTATCGATCTTCAGCTGGCCTGGTAAAGTCCGGATCCTGGAGAATCGGATTATTTATGAGTATAAATGCTTCTGACGAAAGACTGCTACCATTTTTTTTACTTCAGTCCATATCTCTTCGAATTTAACAtatgctccatgatattttccatTGTTAAGTTTTACTCGGTTGTAGTTTCTTGTTCAGTCGCTTGAACAATGAACTTCGGACATTGAAATAAAACCTCTACAATGTTGTGTcaggatagctaagtggttagagcgcagggcttcgtacggaaggtcgcggttcaaatctcactggcgcagtggaatttgtatcgtgatttgacgtcatgATAAGacgtcagctgtgaataagtacctgagtcaaatcggggtaataatctcgggcgagcgcaatgctgaccacattgcctcctacagtctactgtagtgtaccgttacggtcttgaatgaagtgctctaacacacttcaaggccctgatccaacatggattgttgcgccaacgattattattattattaatgcttAACCACTTTGGACAA is a window encoding:
- the LOC119647090 gene encoding uncharacterized protein LOC119647090 gives rise to the protein MVLYANKICIFLLMVLVSGQLESEEFASDTLGADSQEIYRYVKLPAKSSKHISPLEYDEDYEFEFQPASKSSRPIYLSKAKAPKSVFSPNPKFSSFASHRSLNPRYKNVFFKQPSTFKKHQQLYKPVHPNFHTDLETMKLPLAESEFIAIRNPNPHDFKGNFKLQDVPNLYSLHREFLESASPKQILNYYEDQQKEDDEKLELQLLNDPSPQAKAKYQQFLKSKEDERIEKEYLEELVKKDRQPGTSYDPVRVEPPEFIKKPETPGLRHYRTLNTDPSAYEFEVTFS